The following coding sequences are from one Thermaerobacter subterraneus DSM 13965 window:
- the bshC gene encoding bacillithiol biosynthesis cysteine-adding enzyme BshC produces the protein MQIQPLEQLEWVYPDFFVHYQRDFERVRPFFHYNPQDESAFARRAQVLERLPHRPPREAVAQALAAYNAALDAEEPALEAARRLADPRALVVVGGQQPGLATGPLYTVYKALGIIRWAQRLAGALNRPVVPVFWLATEDHDLAECNQLHLLDDRGRLHRLALPFPAARAGGQPPVGTLPLVPAARALIAEMARLAGVPAGHPVVEVLEDARQRSQNLGQWVGRLLARLFSRDGLVILDPMDSVLRRLSRPLFQRAVVRREAIHRELAAAAQRLQRRGYRPGLDVDPAHTNLFYFDGRRRAALLWQDGRFADRHGRLAFSPADLARELERRPEAFSPNVVLRPLVQDWLLPVVGFVVGPGEALYLAQLGDVYPLFGLEMPVVLPRPGFTLVEPAAVERLGRYRATVGEVLADPAGLRRRVLQELDPVGIDDRFASLRQQFKDLYAALLDDLERVRPELRSLGQDNLGRILMQVDYLHRKTWQHHRRRQREAGRDLDWLEGSLRPAGQPQERVHNVFPYLMRYGERWLRSLLRAPWPGGHQLVFLDPPGDEPGILPAIAAPAHAPGLPPERATGAGRHAGPPDAGGGDASGAGGSGASGAGRTASPVPAAPGHGWRKAALPPAGSRVQRRHRDRQGAPGGDRARGGGAGPGRHAHLAGHGGGSARLPLGDPGGRGGAGDPALPVHRPGGPGGGPGRGRGLAGRGSGPSPPGNPQRARVHRGVPGRVAVVQRRR, from the coding sequence GTGCAGATTCAGCCCCTGGAACAGCTGGAATGGGTATATCCCGATTTCTTCGTTCATTATCAGCGGGATTTCGAGCGGGTTCGTCCCTTCTTTCACTACAACCCCCAGGACGAGTCGGCCTTCGCCCGCCGGGCCCAGGTCCTGGAGCGGCTTCCCCACCGGCCGCCTCGGGAGGCGGTGGCCCAGGCGCTGGCGGCCTACAACGCGGCCCTGGATGCGGAAGAACCGGCCCTCGAGGCCGCCCGCCGGCTGGCCGATCCGCGGGCCCTGGTGGTGGTGGGGGGCCAGCAGCCGGGCCTGGCCACGGGGCCGCTTTACACGGTGTACAAGGCGCTGGGCATCATCCGGTGGGCGCAACGGCTGGCCGGCGCCCTCAACCGGCCGGTGGTCCCCGTGTTCTGGCTGGCCACCGAGGACCACGACCTGGCCGAGTGCAACCAGCTCCACCTGCTGGACGACCGCGGCCGGCTTCACCGGCTGGCGCTGCCCTTTCCGGCCGCCCGCGCCGGCGGCCAGCCGCCGGTAGGCACCCTGCCGCTGGTGCCGGCCGCCCGCGCCCTGATCGCGGAGATGGCACGCCTGGCGGGCGTTCCCGCGGGCCACCCGGTGGTCGAAGTGCTGGAAGACGCGCGCCAGCGCTCGCAGAACCTGGGCCAGTGGGTGGGCCGCCTGCTGGCGCGCCTGTTCTCCCGGGACGGGCTGGTGATCCTGGATCCTATGGATTCGGTCCTGCGGCGCCTGAGCCGGCCCCTGTTCCAGCGCGCGGTGGTGCGGCGGGAGGCGATCCACCGGGAGCTGGCGGCGGCAGCCCAGCGGCTCCAGCGGCGGGGCTACCGGCCCGGTCTGGACGTGGATCCCGCCCATACCAACCTGTTCTACTTCGATGGGCGGCGCCGGGCCGCCCTGCTCTGGCAGGACGGCCGCTTCGCCGACCGGCACGGCCGGCTGGCCTTCAGCCCGGCGGACCTGGCGCGGGAACTGGAGCGCCGGCCCGAGGCCTTCAGCCCCAACGTGGTGCTGCGTCCCCTGGTGCAGGACTGGCTCCTGCCGGTGGTGGGCTTCGTGGTCGGACCCGGCGAGGCGCTCTACCTGGCCCAGCTGGGCGATGTCTACCCCCTGTTCGGCCTGGAGATGCCGGTGGTGCTGCCCCGGCCCGGCTTCACGCTGGTCGAACCGGCGGCGGTGGAACGGCTGGGACGGTACCGGGCCACCGTGGGCGAGGTGCTGGCCGATCCGGCGGGCCTGCGCCGGCGGGTGCTGCAGGAGCTGGATCCGGTGGGCATCGACGACCGGTTCGCCTCCCTCAGGCAACAATTCAAGGACCTCTACGCCGCCCTGCTGGACGATCTGGAGCGGGTGCGGCCCGAGCTGCGCTCCCTGGGCCAAGACAACCTGGGCCGGATCCTGATGCAGGTCGACTACCTGCACCGCAAGACCTGGCAACATCACCGGCGGCGCCAGCGGGAGGCGGGCCGCGACCTGGACTGGCTGGAGGGCAGCCTGCGCCCTGCCGGCCAGCCCCAGGAGAGGGTGCACAACGTCTTCCCCTATCTGATGCGCTACGGCGAGCGCTGGCTGCGATCCCTCCTGCGGGCGCCCTGGCCGGGAGGGCACCAGCTGGTGTTCCTCGATCCCCCCGGGGACGAACCCGGCATCCTGCCGGCGATCGCCGCGCCAGCCCACGCTCCGGGCCTGCCGCCGGAACGGGCAACGGGCGCAGGCCGTCACGCCGGCCCGCCGGACGCAGGCGGCGGCGACGCCTCCGGCGCGGGTGGCAGCGGCGCCTCCGGCGCCGGTCGTACCGCCAGCCCGGTGCCAGCCGCCCCCGGGCATGGGTGGCGGAAGGCAGCCCTGCCGCCGGCCGGGAGCCGGGTGCAGCGCCGGCACCGGGACCGGCAGGGGGCTCCGGGCGGTGACAGGGCGCGGGGCGGCGGTGCCGGGCCCGGGCGGCACGCCCACCTGGCCGGCCACGGCGGCGGATCCGCCCGCCTTCCGCTCGGTGACCCGGGAGGCCGAGGTGGAGCTGGAGATCCGGCGCTCCCGGTTCATCGCCCGGGTGGCCCCGGTGGCGGGCCGGGAAGGGGCCGAGGCCTGGCTGGAAGAGGTTCGGGCCCGTCACCCCCGGGCAACCCACAACGTGCCCGCGTTCATCGCGGGGTTCCGGGGCGAGTGGCGGTGGTGCAGCGACGCCGGTGA
- a CDS encoding AAA family ATPase, whose amino-acid sequence MKERWLEIAVGVGAGVLAFFLLRLPLAQWLPLLVLAGVLLFVFRSGLLPATGRGPAARAVESTGVTFDDIGGQAAAKQELKEALEFLRRPKEAQRFGIRPIKGILLAGPPGTGKTLLAKAAATYTDSAFLATSGSAFVEVYAGVGAQRVREVFAEVRRLARRQGKQSAILFIDEIEVLAGKRGRHTSHLEYDQTLNQLLVELDGIGSDDDVQVLVMAATNRVDLMDDALLRPGRFDRIVRVELPDREAREQVLRIHMRGKPLAADVDLGQVAQETFGFSGAHLESVCNEAAILAMRAGAPAITMEHLREAIEKVMMGERLDRRPGEEERRRIAVHECGHALVAELLRPGSVASVTIASRGQALGYVRQRPDEDRFLQTQDQMEDTICIALAGSQAERLLLGRPSTGAAADFQQAVELARRMVEDGMTPLGVVARDVLPPAALHRAVSRVLRRQELRARALLGEFSDGLRAAAEVLLERERLTSAEFRRLVGLPPLPGGAAGRTAEEAAGGGPGPRDGGPAGGGPRPEGPGGPQDGSSGRDEPGPRGRRGAPQDTAGD is encoded by the coding sequence GTGAAGGAGCGCTGGCTGGAGATCGCCGTGGGCGTGGGGGCCGGGGTGCTGGCCTTCTTCCTCCTGCGGCTGCCCCTGGCCCAGTGGCTGCCCCTGCTGGTGCTGGCGGGCGTGCTGCTCTTCGTGTTCCGGTCGGGCCTGCTGCCGGCAACGGGGCGCGGGCCGGCGGCGCGGGCCGTCGAGTCCACGGGCGTCACCTTCGACGACATCGGCGGGCAGGCGGCGGCCAAGCAGGAGCTGAAGGAGGCCCTGGAGTTCCTGCGCCGGCCCAAGGAGGCGCAGCGCTTCGGCATCCGGCCCATCAAGGGCATCCTGCTGGCGGGGCCGCCGGGCACCGGCAAGACCCTGCTGGCCAAGGCGGCGGCCACCTACACCGACTCGGCCTTCCTGGCCACCTCGGGTTCGGCCTTCGTCGAGGTGTACGCGGGGGTCGGCGCCCAGCGGGTGCGGGAGGTCTTCGCGGAGGTGCGGCGGCTGGCGCGGCGCCAGGGCAAGCAGAGCGCCATCCTGTTCATCGACGAGATCGAGGTGCTGGCGGGCAAGCGGGGCCGGCACACCTCGCACCTGGAGTACGACCAGACCCTGAACCAGCTGCTGGTGGAGCTGGACGGCATCGGATCCGATGACGACGTGCAGGTGCTGGTCATGGCGGCGACCAACCGGGTCGACCTGATGGACGATGCCCTCTTGCGGCCCGGCCGGTTCGACCGCATCGTGCGGGTCGAGCTGCCCGACCGGGAGGCGCGGGAGCAGGTGCTGCGCATCCACATGCGCGGCAAGCCCCTGGCCGCGGACGTCGACCTGGGCCAGGTGGCCCAGGAGACCTTCGGCTTCTCCGGCGCCCACCTGGAGAGCGTGTGCAACGAGGCCGCCATCCTGGCCATGCGGGCGGGAGCGCCGGCCATCACCATGGAGCACCTGCGCGAGGCCATCGAAAAGGTGATGATGGGCGAGCGCCTGGACCGGCGGCCCGGGGAGGAGGAGCGGCGGCGGATCGCCGTGCACGAGTGCGGCCACGCCCTGGTGGCCGAGCTCTTGCGCCCCGGTTCGGTGGCCAGCGTGACCATCGCCTCGCGGGGGCAGGCGCTGGGCTACGTGCGCCAGCGCCCGGACGAGGACCGGTTCCTCCAGACCCAGGACCAGATGGAGGACACCATCTGCATCGCCCTGGCCGGTTCGCAAGCCGAGAGGCTGCTTTTGGGCCGGCCCAGCACCGGCGCCGCCGCCGACTTCCAGCAGGCGGTGGAACTGGCCCGGCGCATGGTGGAAGACGGCATGACACCCCTGGGGGTGGTGGCCCGGGACGTGTTGCCGCCCGCGGCGCTGCACCGGGCGGTGAGCCGGGTGCTGCGGCGCCAGGAACTGCGGGCCCGGGCGCTTTTGGGCGAGTTCAGCGACGGGCTGCGCGCGGCGGCCGAGGTCCTGCTCGAGCGCGAGCGGCTGACCTCGGCCGAGTTCCGGCGGCTGGTGGGCCTGCCGCCCCTGCCGGGCGGCGCCGCGGGCCGCACCGCGGAGGAAGCCGCCGGTGGCGGCCCGGGCCCGCGGGACGGCGGACCGGCGGGTGGCGGCCCGCGGCCGGAGGGGCCCGGCGGGCCGCAGGACGGCAGTTCCGGCCGGGACGAACCCGGCCCCCGGGGCCGGCGCGGCGCGCCGCAGGACACGGCCGGCGATTGA